GACAGGACATTGTGACGCAAACGGCCCCGGAACCCACCGGGGCCGTTTTCGTTTGCCCTCGACGCGCTCGCCTGTTGCGGCGCGAATTCCGAGAGAGGCGCAGATGCGATCACGCCTGCAGACGCTACGAGGTTCATGGCTGCGCACGATCGCGGCCGCCGGAGCGGTGACGCTGCTTCTCTCGCCCCCCTCCTCGCACGCGCAACAGCCTGCGGGCGACGAAGCGGCCCACCAGGCCTTCAACAATTCCTGCCGCACTTGCCATTCCGTGAAGGAAGGCGACAACCGCCTTGGGCCCAATCTCAACAAGATCCTGGGCCGCAAGGCCGGCTCGCTGCCGGACTACAATTATTCCTCCGCAATGAAGGATGCCGGGTTCGTCTGGGACCAGGACAAGCTCACGCGCTTCATGGTCAAGCCCGACGAGGTGGTGTCGGGCAACAAGATGCAGCCCT
The sequence above is drawn from the Bradyrhizobium amphicarpaeae genome and encodes:
- a CDS encoding c-type cytochrome — protein: MRSRLQTLRGSWLRTIAAAGAVTLLLSPPSSHAQQPAGDEAAHQAFNNSCRTCHSVKEGDNRLGPNLNKILGRKAGSLPDYNYSSAMKDAGFVWDQDKLTRFMVKPDEVVSGNKMQPYGGISAEEAAKVAAYLQAAGAQ